The Pedococcus dokdonensis region GACGTCCGTCGCCTCGACGACAGCTTCGCGGCGGTCGACTACTTCGAGGCCAAGGGCCTGCCCTTCATCGTGGCGCTCAACCAGTTCGACGGCTCGCAGGAGTTCGGTGCCGACGACATCCGTGAGGCGCTGGCGATCCCGTCGCACATCCCGGTCATCGAGGTCGACGCCCGTGAGCGCGAGTCCGCCAAGCAGGCGCTCGTGCGGATCACGGAGTTCGCCCTCACCCAGCTCACGGGGGTCAAGGCCTCGGCCTGACCCACCCGCGCAGCGGATCCATGCACAAGGCGAGTGAGCGCCGCCCCAGAGCGGCGCTCACTCGCCTTTTGCATGCGCGGGCGCCGCTCAGGCGGGGTCCAGGACCGCGGCGAGCCGGGCGACGTCGTCGGGTCCCTCGAGGTCCGGTAGTGCCACGAACACCGTGCTGACGCCGTGCTCGGCGGCCAGCCGCCGGTAACGCTCGCGGTGTGACCACGCCTCGCCGGCGTGGTGCCGCGCGGCGAAGGTCGCCGCTGCCGTGCGGCCACGGAGTCGCTCGACGCGTCGCCAGGTGTCGTCGCGGTCGGTGCCGAGCACGGGCAGGTCCAGCACGGTGACCGCCACCTCGGAGGGGTCGCGACCCACCGCTGAGCAGTGGGTGCGCAGCACGGAGAGCTTGCGCGCGAGGACCGTCTCGTCGCTCGGGAGGTTGCACGCGTCCGCCTGCGCGGCCGCGATCCGCAGGGTGCGTCGCTCGCCGGAGCCGCCCACGATGACCTGTGGCCGCCCCACCGGCCGGGGGTATGCCGTGGTCTCCGGCAGCGTGACGTGTGTGCCGGCATACGGCTTGGTGCCCTTGCCCCACAACGCCTGGAGCGTCTCGATGCAGGTCTCGAGCTGGTCGAGCCGCTGGCCGCTGGGTGGGAAGGGGAGGCCGAAGGCGAGGTGTTCGCGCTCCCACCAGCCGGCGCCGAGGCCGACGAAGGCTCGCCCGCCCGACAGGACATCAAGCGTGGCAACGGTTTTCGCGATGACACCGGGCGCTCGGAAGGTCACCGGTGAGACCAGGGTGCCAAGCCGCAACCTGGTGTCGAGACCGGCGAGCAGACCCAACGTCACCCATGGCTCGGGGATCGGCTCCCAGGCGCGGTCGACCTGCGGGATCTGGATGAGGTGGTCCATCAGGGCGATCCCGGCGAACCCGTGGTGGTCGGCGGCGAGGGCGATCGACCGCAGCCACCCAGCCGGGTCGGTGCCCCACGGGAAGCGGGAGACCTGCAGCACGACCTCCGGCAGCCCACCCCGCGCAGGTTTCCCACCCACTTCGAAGGGGTGGGGAACCTGCGCCGGGGAGGGAGCCGGAACGCCGGCATCCTC contains the following coding sequences:
- a CDS encoding LLM class flavin-dependent oxidoreductase; its protein translation is MGPSGSGKSTWAAARYRQQEVVSSDALRAVVGSGENDLDASADAFALLHQIVTGRVRRGLTVVVDTLGLDPDLRDRLREQGRAAGLPCVAVLFETPEALCRQRNATRDRPVPARVLGQQVAAFARAVEAVPGEGWDEVHTVREDAGVPAPSPAQVPHPFEVGGKPARGGLPEVVLQVSRFPWGTDPAGWLRSIALAADHHGFAGIALMDHLIQIPQVDRAWEPIPEPWVTLGLLAGLDTRLRLGTLVSPVTFRAPGVIAKTVATLDVLSGGRAFVGLGAGWWEREHLAFGLPFPPSGQRLDQLETCIETLQALWGKGTKPYAGTHVTLPETTAYPRPVGRPQVIVGGSGERRTLRIAAAQADACNLPSDETVLARKLSVLRTHCSAVGRDPSEVAVTVLDLPVLGTDRDDTWRRVERLRGRTAAATFAARHHAGEAWSHRERYRRLAAEHGVSTVFVALPDLEGPDDVARLAAVLDPA